AATTTGGACCCCCCACTTATGCGCGGAACGGCGCTGTGATCCGTATGGGTACACGAACTGTGCTTTGCGTTGATAAAGAGGAGGGTGTCGAGGAGATGGCGGAGGCGATACGGGGCGAAGACGGCCTCGAACCGACCACGGCGACGACCGTCGCCGAGGCCGGCGATCGGATCGAGTCGGAGGCGGTCGACTGCGTGGTCACCGAGTACGACCTCACGGACGGCACGGGTCTCGACGTCGTCGGGCACCTGCGACGCGATGACCCCCACACGCCGGTCGTCCTGTTCACCGGCGTCTCGCCGAGCGAGATAGACACCGCCTCCTTCGAGGAGATGATAGTCGAGTACCTCAACAGGGACCTCCCGGACGCCCACGATCGACTCGGCTTCATCGTCGACGACGTGATCTCCCACAGCGCACAGGTCGGCTTCCTCGTCCCCGACTCCGAGGGCTCGCGGCTCGAAGCGTTGGCGGAGTACGACGTCGACGAACTCCCCATCGAAGAGAGTTTCTCCCGGCTCACCGACCTCATCGCCGACCGCTTCGACGTGGCGGTGTCGTTCATCGGCCTCATCGAGAAGGACGTCGAGAACGTGCTCGCGTGTACCGGCTCGGACTGGGACAGCATCACCCGCGAGGACACGATCTGCACCCACAGTATGCTCCAAGAGGACGTGATGGTCGTCGAGGACATCAACGAGGACAAGCGGTTCGCAAACAACGACGCCCTACAGAACCTCGGTATCGTCTCGTATGCCGGCGCGAACATGACGAACAAAGACGGCGAGGTCATCGGGCAGGTGTGCGTGATCGACCACGAGCGCCGGGAGTACTCGGCGGCGGAGCGCGAGAGCCTCCAGCAGTACGCCGCGACGGCGATGGAGATTCTCGAACTCAGACAGAGCCTTCGGAACGCCCGCGGCGTGGAGGTGGAAGCGTGAGTCTCGCCGGTCGGCAGACGTTCGGCGTCGACTCGCTGGCGATAGACGACATCCCCGGTAACACGAGCATCCTGCTCACGTCGGACGACTCCGACGCCCTCGAAGCCGTGTTCTACCGGCTCGTCGCCGCGCCGGAAGACGAGCAGTCGGTGGTGTTGGCGACCGAGTCCAGCGGCCGGTCCACCAAGCGCTCGCTGAAGAACGCGATCCGCGGCGCCGACGACCGGAGCACGATGCTCACCTGCGAGGGGCCGGACCGCGGCGAGGGCGTCCAGTCGGTCGCGGAGCTCGGCGACCTCACCCGACTCGGCATGGATTTCTCGGAGCTCTTCGCGGAGGCCCAGCAGACGGAGGCGCCGCTTCGGGCGGGCATCCTGCTGTGTTCGACGATCATGGGCGAAGTGGACGACACCCGCTCGGTGTACCGGTTCCTCAACTCGAATTTCCTGAGCCAACTGCGCCGCAGCAAGGCCCTCGGCGTCTGCGCCATCGACATGAGCGCCGACATCGGGGCGGACATCGACAGCACGGTCGTCGGGCTCGAAACCTCCTTCAGCGCGCGCATCGACGTCGAGTCGACCGGGCGGAAGCAGGCGACGCTCGACGTGTCGGGCCTCGGGGACAACGACGGCACCATCGAGGTGTCGTGGTAGCCGACGCCGCGACCCGATAGAACCGCCGCAACCGGCGAGGCGCCCACCTATTTATCCGACCGCGACCACCACTCGCGTATGACTGCGTCACGCGCTCCCGCGGAGCCCGACGTTCGCGCGTTCGAGGCGACGGTCGAATCGGTCGACGACCGCTCGGTCGTCCTCGACGAGACGTACTTCTACGCCGAGTCGGGCGGGCAGCCGGCGGACCGAGGGACGATAGACGGCACCCTCGTGGCAGACGTGTTCGAGCGCGACGGGCGAGTCGTCCACGTCCTCGACGACGAGTCCGGGGGCGTCCCCGCGGTCGGCGAGACCGTCTCGGCGATGGTCGACGACGCGTTCCGGCGCTACTGCACCCGCGCGCACACCGCCTCGCACGTGTTGTACGGCGCGGCGCGCCGGACCTGCGAGGACCTCGGCTACGCCGGCTTCGACATCTCCGAGACGAAGGTCCGCGTCGACCTGACGACCGCGGAGCCGCTCGACGACGCCGACCTCGTCGAACTCGAACGGCTCGCCAACCGCGCCGTCTGGGACTCGCTGCCCGTGTCGTGGGAGACGATGCCGGAGGCGGAGGCGCGCGCACTCGACGGGATCGCTTTTAATACGAAGACCGAGGAGGGGGCGATGAGCGGGAGCGAGGCGGTCCGCGTCGTGACGATCGACGGGGCACGCGGGGCGGACGGAGCAGCCGGCGGTCCCGGCGGGGCGGACGGAGCAGCCGGCGGTCCCGGCGGGGCGGGCGCGCCGCCGTGGGACGTGGCCGCCTGCGGCGGGACGCACGTGCGGAACACCAGCGAGATCGGCCCGATATCGGTCCTCGACCGGTCGAACCCCGGCGAAGGCGTGACCCGCGTGGAGTTCGCGGTCGGCCCGACCGCGATCGATCACGAGGCGGCGGTCCACGACGCGGCGCTCACCGCGGCGACGGCCCTCGACGCCCGGATCGGGGACCTCCCGGACGCCGTCGACCGGCTCCGAGAACGGGCCGACGACCTCGAAGCCGACCTCCAGACCGTCACGACCGACTTGCTCGCCGCGCGCCTGCGGGAGTTCGCGGTCGTCGACGCGGACGGGGCGACGTGGGGCGTCGGCACGGTCGACGACGCGTCGCCGAACGACCTGCGCGAGCCGGCACAGCGCGTCCTCGCCGCGGCGGACGCGCCGGACGCGATCGCGGCCGTCGGGACCGGCGACGCGCCGTTCGTGGTCGCCGCGGTGGCGGACGACGCGGCCGGTGCGGGCGACGGGCCGGACGCCGGCGCGGTCGTCGAGGCGGTCACCGACGAGTTCGGCGGCGGCGGTGGCGGCGGTCCGACGTTCGCGCAGGGGGGCGGGCTCGACGCCCACCCGGAAGCCGTCGTGGCGTGGCTTCGCGAGCGATGACGGGAAAACTCGGCCCCGACGCGCTCGCGGAGGTGCTCGCGGCGACGGGGGCCGACGACGCCGCGGTCGAGGTGGGGGCGGCCTACGGCGAGGACGCGGCCGCGATCGATCTGTCCGGCGCAAGCGGGACGCTCGTCGTCGCCGCCGACCCGCTGTCGCTCGCGGCCGACGCGGTCGGCGAACTGGCGGTCCACGTCGCCTGCAACGACGTGGCCGCGAGCGGGGCGGACCCGCGATGGCTCACGCACACGCTCTTTTTGCCCGACGCCGACGCTGCGCGTCGCCGAACCGTCATCGAGCAGGTGGACGCGACCGCCCGTGATCTGGGCGTTGCGATCGTCGGCGGACACACCGAGGTGTTGCCGTCGCTCGACAGGCCGCTCTGTTCGATGACCGCGCTCGGGACGACGGACCGCTTCGTGTCGAGCGGCGGGGCCGAGCCGGGCGACCGACTCCTGCTCACGAAGGGGGCCGGGATCGAGGCGACCGCGATCCTCGCGAGCGACTTCCGCGAGGCGTGCGCCGAGGCGGGGGTCGCGACCGAGACGCTCGACGCGGCCGCCGCGTTCCTCGACGACGTGAGCGTCGTTCCCGACGCGGCGGCCGTGCGCGACGCCGCGACCGCCATGCACGACCCGACCGAGGGCGGCCTGCTAACTGCGCTCGTCGAGACCGCGAGCGCGAGCGGGACCGAGTTGGCGGTCGAACGCGAACGCGTCCCGGTTCGACCCGAAACGCGGGCGTGCTGTGACGCGCTCGGCGTCGACCCGCTGGCGACGTTCGGCTCCGGCGCGCTGCTCGCGGCGGTACCCCCAGAGCGCGTCGACGACGCGCTCGATTCCCTGGCGGACGCCGGCATCGACGCGGCCGTGATCGGCGACGTTCGGGCGGCCGACGAGCGCGACGCCGGGAGCGTCCGCCTCGACGGCGACCGGATCGACGAGGCGCCGCGAGACGAGCTGTACCCGCTGTGGGAGTAGCGTTCGGTCGCGAGATCGCCGACCCTCACCCCGATCGCGCAACTTTTTCCCTGTGCCGGTGAACGCTGTGGCATGACTGGCACGCGCGTCGGCTCGGCGCTCACCGACGAACAGACGGCGATACGCGACCTCGTTCGCGAGTTCGCGGCCGAGGAGGTCCGGCCCGGCGCC
This genomic window from Halorubrum sp. PV6 contains:
- a CDS encoding GAF domain-containing protein; translation: MGTRTVLCVDKEEGVEEMAEAIRGEDGLEPTTATTVAEAGDRIESEAVDCVVTEYDLTDGTGLDVVGHLRRDDPHTPVVLFTGVSPSEIDTASFEEMIVEYLNRDLPDAHDRLGFIVDDVISHSAQVGFLVPDSEGSRLEALAEYDVDELPIEESFSRLTDLIADRFDVAVSFIGLIEKDVENVLACTGSDWDSITREDTICTHSMLQEDVMVVEDINEDKRFANNDALQNLGIVSYAGANMTNKDGEVIGQVCVIDHERREYSAAERESLQQYAATAMEILELRQSLRNARGVEVEA
- a CDS encoding alanine--tRNA ligase-related protein; translation: MTASRAPAEPDVRAFEATVESVDDRSVVLDETYFYAESGGQPADRGTIDGTLVADVFERDGRVVHVLDDESGGVPAVGETVSAMVDDAFRRYCTRAHTASHVLYGAARRTCEDLGYAGFDISETKVRVDLTTAEPLDDADLVELERLANRAVWDSLPVSWETMPEAEARALDGIAFNTKTEEGAMSGSEAVRVVTIDGARGADGAAGGPGGADGAAGGPGGAGAPPWDVAACGGTHVRNTSEIGPISVLDRSNPGEGVTRVEFAVGPTAIDHEAAVHDAALTAATALDARIGDLPDAVDRLRERADDLEADLQTVTTDLLAARLREFAVVDADGATWGVGTVDDASPNDLREPAQRVLAAADAPDAIAAVGTGDAPFVVAAVADDAAGAGDGPDAGAVVEAVTDEFGGGGGGGPTFAQGGGLDAHPEAVVAWLRER
- a CDS encoding AIR synthase family protein, which gives rise to MTGKLGPDALAEVLAATGADDAAVEVGAAYGEDAAAIDLSGASGTLVVAADPLSLAADAVGELAVHVACNDVAASGADPRWLTHTLFLPDADAARRRTVIEQVDATARDLGVAIVGGHTEVLPSLDRPLCSMTALGTTDRFVSSGGAEPGDRLLLTKGAGIEATAILASDFREACAEAGVATETLDAAAAFLDDVSVVPDAAAVRDAATAMHDPTEGGLLTALVETASASGTELAVERERVPVRPETRACCDALGVDPLATFGSGALLAAVPPERVDDALDSLADAGIDAAVIGDVRAADERDAGSVRLDGDRIDEAPRDELYPLWE